A genomic segment from Salvia splendens isolate huo1 chromosome 13, SspV2, whole genome shotgun sequence encodes:
- the LOC121760986 gene encoding probable E3 ubiquitin-protein ligase BAH1-like codes for MKFGEKFSVYLETNQGRFVKNCRHVEYKRLKKVLKRCRSCRAINDSPSVDDNGDEAAFSQFCQLESCQFCDQKFFSELMKEATDIAGCFSSRVRQLLQFHIHGGAQRYFTFLRYCFAAPKRKTAQECRMLTEYVMMNAMAMRKILKKYDKIHSSANGSKFKSKMRAEHTEILQSPWLMELGAFCKNFNERRGDTGGLHNPFLFDLTDSAPTMTLILPDNVKLEYNLTCAICLDLVFNPYALSCGHIFCKSCACSAASVMVFQGLKAANTESKCPVCREVGVYTKAVHMMELDLLLKKECKEYWKERLVTERADMVKQTKVYWETQTEYMIGY; via the exons ATGAAGTTTGGGGAGAAGTTTTCGGTGTATCTGGAAACGAATCAAGGGAGGTTCGTGAAGAATTGCCGCCACGTGGAGTACAAGCGCCTCAAGAAAGTGCTCAAAAGATGCAGAAGTTGTAGGGCTATCAACGATTCCCCTTCTGTTGACGATAATGGGGATGAAGCCGCATTCTCTCAGTTTTGCCAACTTGAGTCCTGCCAAT TTTGTGATCAGAAATTCTTCTCCGAGCTGATGAAGGAGGCTACTGATATAGCTGGATGCTTTAGTTCAAGAGTGAGGCAGCTTCtccaatttcatatccatggtGGAGCGCAGcgatattttacatttttgcGCTATTGTTTTGCTGCCCCTAAACGAAAGACAGCACAAGAATGTCGGATGTTAACCGAATATGTTATGATGAATGCTATGGCCATGCGGAAAATTCTCAAGAAGTATGATAAA ATACATAGTTCTGCCAATGGAAGCAAGTTCAAGTCTAAAATGCGTGCAGAACATACAGAAATTCTGCAGTCACCTTGGTTAATGGAATTAGGGGCTTTCTGTAAGAACTTCAATGAACGTAGAGGCGACACTGGTGGGCTCCACAATCCATTCTTATTTGACTTAACTGATTCAGCGCCCACAATGACTTTGATCCTCCCAGATAATGTGAAACTAGAATACAATCTAACTTGTGCAATTTGCTTG GATTTAGTTTTCAATCCGTATGCCTTGAGCTGTGGGCATATCTTCTGCAAATCATGTGCTTGCTCTGCAGCTTCAGTTATGGTTTTTCAAGGCCTCAAGGCTGCGAACACAGAATCAAAATGTCCCGTGTGCAGAGAG GTTGGTGTATACACCAAGGCAGTCCATATGATGGAACTGGATTTGCTTCTTAAGAAAGA GTGCAAGGAATACTGGAAGGAGCGGCTGGTTACTGAACGGGCTGACATGGTTAAGCAAACAAAGGTCTATTGGGAGACGCAAACTGAGTACATGATCGGATATTGA